A genome region from Clostridium sp. JN-9 includes the following:
- the galE gene encoding UDP-glucose 4-epimerase GalE codes for MSILVCGGAGYIGSHMVAELLENGEDVIILDSFVKGHKEAVLGGKIYTGDLRDKEILRRVFTENKIDSVIDFAAFSLVGESVEEPLKYFENNVYSTLCLLKAMKEYGTKYIVFSSTAATYGEPENIPILEQDKTFPTNPYGESKLMVEKMLKWCDKAYGIKYTALRYFNAAGAHVSGKIGEDHRPESHLIPIILQVALGQREKIMIYGDDYNTPDGTCVRDYIHVTDLASAHLLALQRLKNGGESRIYNLGNGKGFSVKEVIDVTRKVTGVNIKAQVDKRRAGDPAILIASSEKAKKELNWNPKFDSLETIIQSAWNWHKNHENGYGK; via the coding sequence TTGAGTATTTTAGTTTGCGGAGGCGCAGGGTATATAGGGAGTCACATGGTGGCTGAGCTTTTAGAAAATGGTGAAGATGTTATAATTCTTGACAGCTTTGTAAAGGGACATAAGGAAGCAGTGCTTGGAGGGAAAATATATACAGGTGATTTAAGGGACAAAGAAATTTTACGCAGAGTATTTACTGAAAACAAAATTGATTCAGTTATTGACTTTGCTGCGTTTTCTCTGGTTGGAGAAAGTGTTGAAGAACCACTAAAGTATTTTGAAAATAATGTTTATTCTACATTATGTCTTCTTAAGGCTATGAAAGAATATGGAACAAAATATATAGTTTTCTCATCAACTGCAGCAACTTACGGTGAACCTGAGAATATTCCAATATTGGAACAGGATAAAACATTCCCTACAAATCCATATGGTGAGTCAAAATTAATGGTAGAAAAAATGCTTAAATGGTGTGACAAAGCCTATGGTATTAAATACACTGCACTTAGGTATTTTAACGCTGCTGGTGCACATGTAAGTGGGAAAATAGGAGAAGATCACAGACCGGAATCACACTTAATCCCAATAATTCTACAGGTAGCTCTTGGACAGAGAGAAAAAATTATGATATATGGTGATGACTATAATACTCCAGATGGAACATGCGTAAGAGATTATATTCATGTTACAGATCTTGCAAGTGCTCATTTATTAGCATTACAAAGATTAAAAAATGGCGGCGAAAGCAGAATATATAATCTTGGAAATGGCAAGGGATTCTCAGTTAAAGAAGTAATTGATGTTACAAGAAAAGTAACCGGAGTTAATATTAAAGCACAAGTTGATAAAAGGAGAGCCGGGGATCCAGCAATTCTTATTGCATCCTCAGAAAAGGCAAAGAAGGAATTAAATTGGAATCCTAAATTTGATTCTCTGGAAACTATTATCCAAAGTGCGTGGAATTGGCATAAAAATCATGAAAATGGATATGGAAAATAG